One stretch of Schlesneria sp. DSM 10557 DNA includes these proteins:
- the gap gene encoding type I glyceraldehyde-3-phosphate dehydrogenase — protein MTVKVAINGFGRIGRLVFRAMVEQGLVGKDLQVVAVGDIVPADNLAYLLKYDTTQGRFAGEVGSKKSSPDKAEDDILIVNGHDIHVVSAKSPAELPWKQFGVDIVIESTGLFTEAEKAKGHITAGAKKVIISAPAKGEDLTVVMGVNCDKYDPKSHHIISNASCTTNCLAPVVHVLLKEGFGIEEGLMTTVHAYTATQKTVDGPSKKDWKGGRAAAQNIIPSTTGAAKAVALVCPEVKGKLTGMALRVPVPTVSVVDLTVKTVKETSYAEISAAMKKASETYLKGVLEYTEDEVVSSDFIHSKSSSVFDKGSGIELNNRFFKLVSWYDNEWGYSNRVGDLVKLVISKGL, from the coding sequence GTGACGGTGAAGGTCGCGATTAATGGATTTGGCCGTATCGGACGTTTGGTCTTCCGGGCGATGGTTGAACAAGGCCTTGTCGGCAAAGATCTACAGGTCGTCGCCGTGGGTGACATTGTCCCCGCTGATAACCTTGCCTACTTGTTGAAATATGACACGACGCAAGGTCGTTTTGCTGGTGAAGTCGGTTCGAAGAAGTCGAGCCCGGACAAAGCAGAAGACGACATTCTGATCGTCAACGGACACGACATCCACGTCGTCAGTGCCAAGTCCCCTGCAGAATTGCCATGGAAGCAGTTCGGCGTTGATATCGTGATCGAATCGACCGGTCTGTTCACCGAAGCAGAAAAGGCCAAAGGCCACATCACCGCCGGCGCCAAGAAGGTCATCATCTCGGCTCCTGCCAAGGGTGAAGACCTAACTGTTGTGATGGGCGTCAATTGTGACAAGTACGATCCGAAGTCGCATCACATCATTTCCAATGCGTCCTGTACGACGAACTGTCTTGCACCCGTTGTTCACGTTCTGCTGAAGGAAGGTTTTGGCATCGAGGAAGGTCTGATGACCACCGTCCATGCCTACACCGCTACGCAGAAGACGGTCGACGGACCCAGCAAGAAGGACTGGAAGGGTGGCCGTGCCGCCGCTCAGAACATCATCCCCAGCACCACCGGCGCTGCCAAAGCCGTGGCATTGGTCTGCCCCGAAGTCAAAGGCAAGCTGACCGGTATGGCGCTTCGCGTCCCCGTGCCAACGGTTTCGGTTGTTGACTTGACTGTAAAAACCGTTAAGGAAACAAGTTACGCAGAAATCTCTGCCGCCATGAAGAAGGCCAGCGAGACCTATCTGAAGGGTGTGCTCGAATACACCGAAGACGAAGTGGTCAGCAGCGACTTCATTCACAGCAAGTCGTCATCGGTCTTCGACAAAGGTAGCGGTATCGAGCTCAACAACCGCTTCTTCAAGCTGGTCAGCTGGTACGACAACGAGTGGGGTTACAGCAACCGCGTTGGCGATCTGGTGAAGCTGGTCATCTCGAAGGGTCTTTAG
- a CDS encoding cytochrome C oxidase subunit IV family protein produces MISHTRTVVGTYFRVYGMLLVLLAATVLAARYDAGPWNIAITLAIASLKAVLIGAVFMHIKQETPLVKLVITIAFFWLLIMFSLTFSDYWSRPWDPKSDPWVIPAPRFEAGAKP; encoded by the coding sequence ATGATATCGCACACGCGGACCGTGGTGGGGACGTACTTCCGCGTCTATGGAATGCTGCTGGTCCTGCTGGCGGCAACCGTGCTCGCCGCTCGGTACGATGCAGGACCATGGAACATCGCCATCACACTGGCCATCGCCTCGCTCAAAGCCGTCTTGATTGGTGCAGTGTTTATGCACATTAAGCAAGAGACGCCGCTCGTGAAATTGGTGATCACGATCGCGTTCTTCTGGCTGCTGATCATGTTTTCACTGACGTTCTCGGACTACTGGTCTCGACCTTGGGACCCCAAGAGTGATCCATGGGTAATTCCCGCTCCGCGGTTCGAAGCGGGAGCCAAGCCGTAG
- a CDS encoding cytochrome c oxidase subunit 3 family protein yields MTIDSHTHVESPLAHQFDDLEQQRAAADLGMWLFLATELMFFAGLFLTYFLYRLNDEAAFAAASHHLDVVWGTVNTAVLLTSSLTVAISVHAAQSRDQRKLTQLLAATIGLGTLFVAIKGWEYHGKYQHGLMPLMGLPFRWDVDSTRPGAELFYDLYYVMTGVHLLHMVIGLGLMLVLLVKAMRGGLLGDFATPVRMIGLYWHFVDVIWVFLFPLLYLIGAHP; encoded by the coding sequence GACAGCCACACCCATGTCGAATCTCCTCTGGCGCATCAGTTCGATGATCTTGAGCAGCAACGAGCCGCCGCGGACCTTGGAATGTGGTTGTTTCTGGCGACGGAGCTGATGTTCTTCGCGGGTCTTTTTCTGACCTATTTTCTCTATCGGCTGAACGATGAAGCGGCCTTCGCCGCTGCCAGTCACCATCTGGACGTCGTCTGGGGCACAGTCAATACGGCAGTTCTGCTGACCAGCAGTCTGACGGTCGCGATTTCGGTGCATGCCGCGCAATCCCGTGACCAGCGCAAGCTGACGCAATTACTTGCAGCGACGATCGGATTGGGAACCCTCTTCGTTGCGATCAAAGGTTGGGAATACCACGGAAAATATCAGCATGGGCTGATGCCATTAATGGGGCTTCCCTTCCGCTGGGACGTCGACTCGACGCGCCCAGGGGCCGAATTGTTCTACGATTTGTACTACGTGATGACAGGCGTCCACCTGCTGCACATGGTGATCGGGCTCGGATTGATGCTGGTACTGCTCGTCAAAGCGATGCGAGGCGGACTGCTGGGAGATTTCGCGACGCCCGTTCGAATGATCGGCCTGTACTGGCACTTCGTCGACGTGATCTGGGTCTTCTTGTTTCCGCTGCTCTACCTGATCGGAGCTCACCCATGA